TAGACCCGGGGGCTGGATTCCAAGCTGTTCGGACAGATCGTTGACGGCTATCGGCCAGGACTTTCACGCCATGAGCGGCGAAATACGGACGAGTTGACCGCACCTCAGGGACCCCGCAGGTATTGACTGTATGTCAGCTGTTACGCGGAGGGGTGCGGTTCGCTCACTCGCTGTGATAACGGTCGAGCACCGGGGCCGGCCCGTGCCGCTCAGGGGCGGCGCACGGCCAACAGGGCCATGTCGTCGGTGGCGTGGCCGCCGGTATGACGGGCGACGTCGTCGGCGACGGCGGTCAGCAGGTCACCGGGCCCGGGGAAGACGCCGCCTGCGAGGCGTTCGGCGGGGTCGTAGAACGTCCCCCGCGCATCCCGCGCCTCCGAGACGCCGTCGGTGTAGAGGAACAGCATCGCCCCGCGCGGAAGGTCCCACTCCTCCGCCCGGTCGGGTCGGATGCGCAACTCGGCCATGCCGAGCGGCAGCGCGGGTTCCCGGGGCTCCAACTCGCGCAGGCGGCCGTCCGGGAGCAGGAGCAGCGGGGCGGGGTGCCCCCGGTTGACGATCCGGACGATGCCGCGGCCGTGCGGGATCTCCGCGAGGACGGCGGTGGCGAACCCCTCCAACGCCTCGATCCCGGCGCGTCGGGCGGCTTCGCGCGACAGTGCCCGCTCCAGGCGCTGGGCGACGGCCTCCAGGGTGGACTCCTGCTCGGCGGCCTCCCGGAAGGCACCGATGGCGACGGCGACTGCGGCCACAGCCCCCATTCCCTTGCCGCGCACGTCCCCGACGAGGAGCCGGACACCGTGCGGGGAGTCCTGTACCGCGTACAGGTCGCCGCCGATGAAGGCGTCGGCCTGCGCCGCCTCGTACCGGGCGGCGAAGTCGAGCCCGCCGATCCGCTCGGCGGGCTCGGGCAGCACGGCGCGCTGGGCGGCCTCGGCGATCTCCCGGGCCGAGGCGAGGCGTTGGACGTTGCGGCGCACGAGCACGTTGATGAGGACGGCCAGGACGGCGACGGTGACGATGGTGACCACGTCGGTGATCGCGTCGACCTGTACGAGGGTGCCGAGCCTGAGGTGGACGAGAACGATGGCGATGACCCCGGCCACGCCTGTGAGGACGGTGCCGCGGAGCGAGTAGAGGGGGGCGGCGACGAGCGGGGCGGCGGTGAAGAAGGGCACGGCCGTGAAGGGGGGCGGGGTGAGGTGGTCGTAGAAGACGCCGCCGATGATGAGCAGCTCGGGCAGAGCACGCAGGAACGTGCGCGCGTACGAGATCCGGCGGGCCTCGGGCTCGACGGACGCCGGCGGCCGGTCGTCTCCGGCACTGGGGTCGGGCACGGGGGCGCCGGGGGCCCGGCCGCCGCCCCGGTCGTGGTCGTCGTGCGGCTCCCCGGACCGCCGCACACCTCCTTGCTGCCGCACCCGTTCATGCTTTCCCGGAAGCAGGGAGGGGAGCGACCTCTGGGGGCCGACTGGGGTACGTCCACCGGAGACCCACGGACCTCGGGGCTCCGCCCCCGCACCCCACTGGACCTCCGCCCCAGGACCGCTTTGCGAGATCTGCAGGCAGAGAAACGCCGAGGGCCGGAACCCTTTCGGATTCCGGCCCTCGGCCATCAGTAGCGGGGACAGGATTTGAACCTGCGACCTCTGGGTTATGAGCCCAGCGAGCTACCGAGCTGCTCCACCCCGCGTCGGTGAAACCAGTGTACGCCATGCGCGGCACGCGAAGCACACGGGTTTCCCGCCCACGGCTCTCACCAGCTTTTTCCGGCCGTCCACGGAGCCGTGACCCGGTGCGCGGCCCGCGCTTCGGCCGGTGCGGCGCCACGTGACGGCCGGTGCGGCGCCACGTGACGGCCGGTGCGGCGCCGCGTGGAGGCCGCATGTCGGCCGGGGCGGCGCCGCATGCCCGCCGCACGTCGGCCCGTACGCCACCCGCCCGCCACACGTCAGCCCGTACGCCCGCCCTCACGCCCGCCACACGTCAGCCCGTACGCCGCCCGCACGCCCGCACGCCCGCACGCCCGCCCGCCCGCCCGCCCGCCCGCCACACGTCAGCCCGTACGCCCGCCCGCCCGCCGCAATGTCGGCCCGTGCGTCAGGCCCGGGAGGCCGGCGGCACCAGATGGGCGTTCGGAGCCTTCGCTCGGTCCTCGTACTCCGGGAGCACCACCACGTCCACCCCGTGCGCCGCCAGCAGCCCGCTTCCGTCGGCCGACTGCACGAACGTGTCCGGTTCGCGCCAGGCCGTCACCACCCGTCGTACTCCGGCGTCGAGAATGAGCCGGGCGCACGGCGCGGGCCGGGAGGCGCGGCGGGCGCACGGTTCCAGGCTGCTGTACACCGTGGCGGTGACCAGCCGGGGATCCGCCGGGTCGAGCTTGGCCAGCGCCGCCTCCTCCGCGTGGACCACGGGGTCGCCCCCCTCACGGGAGTGCGCCCGCGCCAGCTCCGTACCGTCGGCCGCGACGATCACCGCCCCCACGCTGAAGGCCGTCGGGGAGGGCGGACACTGTGCCGCCAGTTCGCAGGCCACCTCCAGCCACCGCCGGTCCGCGGCGGAGGCGAGCCTCCCCGTGCCGGGCGCCGTGGGGACGTACCGCACCAGCACGACGTCCCCGACCGGTCGCGTCTCCACCAGCCGCATCCGCCCCGCCGGATACACCCCCGGCCCGAACATCCGCGGCGCGGCCGTCTCCCCCACGAACAGTGGCGCGACCACGAGCTGGAGCTCGTCCGCGAGCCCCTGCTGGAGCAGCTGCGTGTGCACGCGTCCGCCGCCCTCGACCATCAGCCGCCGTACGCCCTTGACGTCGCCCAGATGGGCGAGCACGGCCCGCCACTCGACGTCCGGCCCGAGCGCGGCCACCTCCACGTCGGCCGGCAGCAGTCCGCGCAGCCGCTCCGCGCCCTTGTCCGTCGTATAGACGATCTTCGCGCCGCCCGTGTGCCAGAAGCGGGCCTGCGGATCGAGGTCGCCGGACGCGCTGACCGTGACCTTCAGCGGGTACTCCGGCAGCCGCGCGGCGACCCGGGCCGCGCGCCGTTCGGCCGAGTAGACGAGCAGCCGCGGGTTGTCGGTGCGCAGGGTGCCCGCCCCGACGAGGATCGCGTCGCTGCCCGCCCGCACCTCGTCGACCCGGTCGAAGTCCTCCGGCCCGGACAGCAGGAGCCGCTCGGGCCCGGTGTCGTCCAGGAAACCGTCGAGGGAGACGGCGGCGGACAACAGGACGTAGGGGTGGGCCATGAGGTGCACTCCAGTAAGGCG
The Streptomyces sp. CGMCC 4.7035 DNA segment above includes these coding regions:
- a CDS encoding PP2C family protein-serine/threonine phosphatase, coding for MRRSGEPHDDHDRGGGRAPGAPVPDPSAGDDRPPASVEPEARRISYARTFLRALPELLIIGGVFYDHLTPPPFTAVPFFTAAPLVAAPLYSLRGTVLTGVAGVIAIVLVHLRLGTLVQVDAITDVVTIVTVAVLAVLINVLVRRNVQRLASAREIAEAAQRAVLPEPAERIGGLDFAARYEAAQADAFIGGDLYAVQDSPHGVRLLVGDVRGKGMGAVAAVAVAIGAFREAAEQESTLEAVAQRLERALSREAARRAGIEALEGFATAVLAEIPHGRGIVRIVNRGHPAPLLLLPDGRLRELEPREPALPLGMAELRIRPDRAEEWDLPRGAMLFLYTDGVSEARDARGTFYDPAERLAGGVFPGPGDLLTAVADDVARHTGGHATDDMALLAVRRP
- a CDS encoding dihydrofolate reductase family protein: MAHPYVLLSAAVSLDGFLDDTGPERLLLSGPEDFDRVDEVRAGSDAILVGAGTLRTDNPRLLVYSAERRAARVAARLPEYPLKVTVSASGDLDPQARFWHTGGAKIVYTTDKGAERLRGLLPADVEVAALGPDVEWRAVLAHLGDVKGVRRLMVEGGGRVHTQLLQQGLADELQLVVAPLFVGETAAPRMFGPGVYPAGRMRLVETRPVGDVVLVRYVPTAPGTGRLASAADRRWLEVACELAAQCPPSPTAFSVGAVIVAADGTELARAHSREGGDPVVHAEEAALAKLDPADPRLVTATVYSSLEPCARRASRPAPCARLILDAGVRRVVTAWREPDTFVQSADGSGLLAAHGVDVVVLPEYEDRAKAPNAHLVPPASRA